Genomic DNA from Alosa alosa isolate M-15738 ecotype Scorff River chromosome 6, AALO_Geno_1.1, whole genome shotgun sequence:
TGTTTACCCTGTCAGTCATGCAACACAGCCAGTGTAATGCGTTATGAATTATGACATGCCCACTTGCTATTATGCAATGTAAATTTAATGGAAACGATTTGCATAATGTTAACTaacagagatagacagatagatggaaAACAAATGGCCATATGTTTATGTATAACTTAATAATATATCATTCTTTGCAATAGTATTGATGTGTGACTTCAGTGTCTCTTACCTATTCAGCTCTTTCAGAAATATTTCCACGGAATCCCCACTCACATCTGTCACCTCCAAAATCAGGATGATGTCATACCGAGACACAATCTGAGGTGTAGCAATGACAAAAACTCATGACGTTTCAAAGATGAAGAATCATAACACACTATCTCACCTTGGGAGTGTGCTATGAAAGCAGAGAGCAAACCTTACAGACGCAAATGATAGATAATAAAGATAATGACACAGTTCATGTCCTGAGGACAATTATACGCAGACAGACACTCAGGTGACGCCGTGAAGCATAAACAAAGAGATTACCACACCCAGCATTCAGCATTTGCTAGGAAATGTAACAGTCATGTATATCTTGTAAGCTTTGTTTCTCTACTGTACATGTACCCCGAACCGGTTCCTTTGTGATGCAACGGAACATAACAAGCAGCATAACTTGTTATGTGATTACATACCACAGCTACTAAAATGTCATGTTCCCGATGAACAAGCATGCCTCAGcttgagaaaaaaacaataggTTCCACTATTACATAAGATCCACTTTGGACTAACACGTAAAATATATGAAAACATATCCGAATGAGAAAAATAAGAGAATATGGGAATATTATTTTTGGACGACAGCACTGAAATTAGACGGAAACAACATCTGACACAAGTAGATGATAAATTATGTGCGAGTGTAAACACATAAGCCATGTCTGATGCACACACTGATACAAAATGTAAAGCTCCAAAATCCATTACCCTCACAAGTGTAGACAAGACTTCTGGGTCGGACACTTTTTTCACTCCAAATCGCTGAACATTGAAAGAAGCAATCTTCATGGCTTCTGAAAAGCAATTATTCCTTATTACAATTGCCAACAAAGTGGTCTAACAGCACTGTCAAAACGGTGTTTTACATTTAGCAATTTCTGCCAATAATGAACTTTGATTAGCAGCTTTTAGGAATTAACACTGATTAACGGAGAACAAAGGATTCAGTGTGCTAAAATATGATCTTACCTATTTGTAATGTTAAACTACATGCATTGAAATGTATGGACTTACTGAGTGAAGATGGAACAGAGGTCTGGAGAGCAGTCAGCGAGATGAGATGGAAACACACAAATGAAGGCGTGATAGTAGTGACAGACATGAAACAGGCTTTTCCGGGTAATCATAacagttgctctctctctctctctctctctctctctctctctctctctctctctctgtgtctcttggtatctctcccacaaacacacacacacacacacatacacacacacacacacaaacacacacacacacacatacacacacacacacaaacacacacaaacacacacacacacacacacacacacacacaaacacacacacacacacacaaacacacacacacaaacacacacacacaaacatacacacacacacacacacacacacacacacacacacacacacaaaaacacaaacacacacacacacacacaaacacacacacacacacacacacacacacacacacacacacacacacacacaccccatttcaCTCGAAATTAtctgtaaaaaatatattttctgtCTTCTTTGTGGCTGTTTCTATGAAATAAGATGACTGATGTGAAAATGTAGCAGGACTGAAGCAGGACTCATAGCCTGTTTAAGCTCAGACTATATCCGTACACACACTAATTGAGACACTTTAATTTCACTTTCTGTGTTGAGTTTGAAAGTCGTGATGACGCGTACAGGTTGGAAAATATCATTGGCATGTTTACAGTTCCCTGCAGCTTGTTTTGCTTGTCTTGTCAGTGACCAGAGTGTTTGTCATTTGCAAAAGCTATCACAGGAGGAAGGAATGCATTTGATCAGAAGCAAGTAGGTAGTTGTAAGTAAGTTTACTTGTGCCATAATGTTTTTATATTTCTCCACCACAACGCCAGTTGGTGATTGCCCAAAACGGTTTTGCCTGGTTTCAGTTTGACTTAGaagtgttacagtttttttcaactgcttacacacaaaaTCTTTTCtcgtcacacaattttctaaacatgtcatccaaacatcataacctcacaccaaatctgcaaaaccatacactaattctcaatgtttgactcagttttcaatgtactaaaacacattttgcaaaacaccacactcaattttctacttaacacacaaaaatctaacaggaagtaacttgatttagtttttcaaacacaacctatcaaaatgccacactaaatcaccagtgcttcactcccACTCatcacatgtgcaaacactcaTCACTTTATTGAACACCAACGAATCATTggcttagtataggcctataaataggtcaaatgtcaagATGTCTGTTTTGAACAATGGATGACAACGCAGAAAGAGCCAGGAGAGGTGGAGGTAGAGGCAGAGGACGAGCACGAGGTGTTGGGGTTCGAGGAGGAGGAgttggaagaggaggaaggggaggaagaggaggaagaggaggaagaggacgagcTGGACGAGTTGGACATGGAAGAGGACGAGGGCAAAGAAGGGAAATAAGGAGAGCCGTCTCAGATGAGATTAGGGCTACATTGATTGATCATGTGATCAACCATGGGTTGACCATGAGGGAGGCTGGACTGAGGGTCCAGCCAAATGTAAATCGATTTACGGTGGCAGGCATTATCCGAACATATCGAAATGAGAACAGGTATGCAACGACTGTATCTACagtaatatactgtacacataatAGTTATttcagcacaactgaaaaatgCATACAATAGTAGTTCTTACTGTACTGTATCATGTTACTGTACTGCATTTCATGAATCATGAATGGCCAGTGTGGTGTGTTACAGTATCATATACTATGGTACAGCTTACTGCAGGAAGACATTTTTGACTATATGACATAGCACACATTCACTATGTTTATGAATCTTCTACAGAGTGGAAAGGCAAAGGAATCGTGGAGGGCGAGGGCGCAAATTCACCGACGAGCAAGAGACCGAAATCATAAATATGGTTCTGGCAAATAATGTGATTAGAATCCATCAGATCCAACACTATATTATAAATGATGCAACTGTTTTCAATAACATTGTTACAGTAAGCTTGTCCACAATTCATCGTGTCCTCCAGAAGAATCAGTTGCGCATGAAACAGCTATACAGGGTCCCATTTGAAAGGAACTGCGACCGAGTGAAGAACCTACGTCATGACTTTGTGGATGTATGTATGCAAAACCACTTCCAGTACATTTAGAATTGCACCTACCGAGCCAGATTACATGTAGTGTCTTGGtttttgcacatgtgtgtgtctatatatctGTATATATACTTTTGTCTCTTACAGAGAATTTTGGAGATGGATGCAGATGGAGATGTCCtccatgaatatatatatatagatgagGTGGGCTTCAACTTGACAAAAACTAGAAGAAGGGGGAGAAATATCATTGGACAAAGGGCCATTTTGAATGTCCCTGGGCAACGTGGGGGAAACATTACAATGTGTGCTGCCATCACAAATAATGGTGTCCTGCATCACCATGCAACACTTGGCCCCTACAACACTGCTCACATCATAACTTTTCTGGATGCAATTCATCGCATACTTGTTCCAGGTCAGCAGAATCAAGATCAGCAAAGATTTGTGGTCATATGGGACAATGTCAGCTTTCATCGGGCCCATCTGGTCCAGAACTGGTTTGTCACCCATCCTCATTTCTCTGTTCTGTACCTGCCTCCTTATTCTCCATTTCTCAATCCAATTGAGGAATTTTTCTCCACATGGCGCTGGCGAGTATATGATCGTCGTCCCTATGCCCGCATTCCACTTCTCCAGGCAATGGAGGAAGCATGTGGCGACATTGACGCTGTCTCTATTCAAGGATGGATGCGCCATGCAAGAAGGTTCTTTCCTCGGTGTTTAGCGAGAGAGAACATAGCATGCGACGTGGACGAAGTATTGTGGCCAGACCCAGCCCGGAGGAGAGATGAAGCCTAGACACACACCCAACCCCCCAACTCCTACCCTGTGcccaagcaacacacacacacacacacacacacacaaatacagtaatCATTTTGTTTACAGTATAAGTATTTGTTTGAAATCAGCTTTTTCCTGGATGTGTTTGGTTTCTGTCCAACTACATGTGGTAGTTGGATTTGTTTTATGTGCTGTACAAATATTGTATTCAATGCAGCAAatgatttggaaaaaaaaaatatttttggtttcaattcTGCTTATGTGTGTTGTGAGTATATTTCACCTTTTCTCTGCAGTTTTATATAGAAATAAACATAGAATTCCATGAAAGACAGAAGTGCTTTAGGTTTTgaacaacagtgtgtacatgatgtatccaaaatgtcatattatgacaaaagtgtttgtaatgtgaggcgaatgtttgctttaaacatgtgtttttgacattttgaatgttgtgtgtcattttgctggagatttgaggcatttggcattttgtgtgagcaattgttgattttgtgtgtggagttttgagaaatagacacagagttttgaaaacgtgtgtaaacaattgtaaaaaactgtaattggaTTGTGCCAGTGTGAGACCTGACTTGACATGTTGGCAAATGGTGAGAGGTCTATAAGTTTTTCCCAATCACTttaatgcttgtgtcaactctgacatcatgtTTTCAAAACAATTTCTAAACACACAGTTCTAAACACAAGCACTCTAgccacattttgcttgcaaaagagtCTAACACTCTCAAAGCATTTAAAACATGCACAAACTGTGGAACAGCATCCCCACCTTCATCAGATTCGCCCCTTCAGTTGACTCTTTTAAATCCCAGCTCAGAACATACCTTTTCTCTCTAGCGTTTCCCCATTCATCTTGACCGGAGCCCTGCTTGTACTTGTGCCTCTTTCGTGTATTGGTATGGTCTGCATTatgatgtgtttttgtatggcctgcctctgttttatttgttatatgttatatgtttgcTTCCCACCGGtctctgtaaagcactttggttgATGCAAGTCATGTTTAAACGTGCTATATAAACAaatctgattgattgattgattgattgatgcaGCAAAGGCAAAATTTGCTTTCAAACAATGCATCTTGTAGTCAGAGTTGGGCACAAATAaatcaaaaactattttgttacaaactacaaatactAGCTTACGAAATGTAACAAAgctagatgtactgcatagcggtacaaaatatgaccgccgctcagtcctgtatcCATTCCGCGAGAATAATtcacacttgtcaatttgtctccatcttatACTCCatcctagcctggctagcgccaccacttctcaatgagacgtggtctgggaaccaaatgttcattttctcgtatttgaaaaaaatgcccagatccgtttattgggtgccacggatgtctatcaaatgcgtctgtgcatagctcatcatcgtcttgctttcccccctgttctgtgattggttccctatctcaggcgaaaatttgaaTCCTAAACCATGCTCTTTCTTACTTGAAACTCCTTTGTTGAAATGCAAGAAATTGAACACTGAGATGACAGTCAAAAgagacaattacagtgctgttatcaatttgcttggtataaccgcatttatgttTCACAAATACACCAAAAATCAAACTAGCCTCCAtaactcaaccaatgctaacggtaacattattttacataTCATGGACccaaaactatatatatatatatatatatatatatatatatatatatatatatatatatatatatatatatatatataaaatataacattataacaTAATGTGGATATAACATTAAGCTGGTGTAAGATtaatacctgcagtaaaaaccaagcaatGGAAATATATGTCATGTGGAAAtgatcctacccttattagacattctctgcctaAACTGGCCTACTCATGTTTTGGAAGTAAGTGAGTAACAAGTCTAGTAAAGTGTCgctgcgccatctggtggacaaactactTAACGTCAATACAGGAAATGCAacctgtatgcatgcatgtgtgtgtgtatatgtgcgtgcatacgtttgtgtgtgtgtgtgtgtgtgtgtgtgtgtgtgtgtgtgtgtgtgtgtgtgtgtgtgtgtgtgtgtgtcagttataATGCATGCTTAAGAGAGTATAATGTATAATTTCAAAACGTGTTTCTCCAGTCATATTTTAAAGCCACTGGGAAGTCAGGAATTGTTGTGCAATCTGTTCTTGTGACTTGTGATTAGCAGTGAGGCTTTCTGCAACCTCACAGATTTATTGACTTTAATGACAGAGTTTTAAAACCAGCTATGCAGTGGCCCTAGAGGTGGGTGTGACTAAATGTCATTTCATTTGCATTCAAATTGGAATGTGGAATGCAGATGAGAACACAGTGTGGTAAACTCTCCCTTAGAGAAACCCCTAGAGGGTAACAGAGGGGACTGCCAGGTTGAGAGGGGGGCCCTACAGAGTACCTGAACAGAACAGCTCTGACTGGTTTGTCCATGACAAACATGTCATCATGTTACTCCACGGGACAACACACataaaccacacacatgcatacacacccacccCTCAACAGACATAGACGCTTCCTCTTCAGAATTCCACATCAGAGGAACAGGCAAACtcgcctctctgtctctgtctctgtctctctctcgtctctatCAGCCATGAGTGCGCGACGCAAACGCTTCAGTGGCAGCACCCAGAACTTCAGCAGTCGCTCTCTGGGGTCTGACTCTGGCCTTGGTTTCAGTGCTGGCTCGCTGGGCACTACCTACCCGGCGTGGGGCTTCTATGTGGGTAAGCCCATCACAGCTGTGTCCGTGAACCAGAGCCTGCTAACGCCTCTGAACTTGGAGATCGACCCCACTATTCAAGCTGTGCGCATGCAGGAGAAAGAACAAATCAAGAAACTCAACAATCGATTTGCTTCCATTATTGATAAGGTAAGTACCTGAGcctaagtgtgtctgtgtgagtgttagaGCCTACCAAACATTAGCTCAGGCATTGCCCatttgggttacactttacttgacagtatcgacatacaagtgtaatgcaatgtaatattgtaatacatgtaagagtgacatgacactgtcatgaacgtgtcataaacaagtcataaacatttatgacataacgcttctgtttttcacttgtctctcttttctactcccctctctctttctctctctctctttttcactcctcTTTtatactctctccatctcatcctCAACTCCCACTCCTAATCCACCTTGCTgtcccttccacacacacacacatacacacacacacacacacacacacacacacacatacacacacacacacacacacacaaacacacacactaggtgcGGCAACTGGAGCAGCAGAATAAAGTGCTGGAGACCAAGTGGCAGGTGCTGCAGAAAGGCGCTCGTCCTCCCTCTAAGTGCGAGCCCCTGCTCGACTCCTACATCCAGACCCTGCAGGCACAGTTACGGCAGCTTGCAGTGGACAAACAGTACCTTCAAAGAGAGCTTGAGAGGGTTCATGTGGAAGTGGGGGACGGGAAGCAGAAGTGAGTCACCTAAGTCATAGCTTATACCTGAAACATGAAGGAATTCCTCACATACTCAACATGACAGAATGCTCAGAATGCAGCAAACAATCTTGAAGTTCAGCTCTGGTTTGGTGAaatgtgttttgacattgatGGCACTGTCTCACCTCACCTGTTTGCAGGTATGAGGAGGAGATCAACAGGAGAAATGGAGCAGAAAATGAGTTTGTCATCCTGAAGAGGGTAGGCGCATAATACACGcatcaacaccaacaccaactaacaccagcagcagcaaacTCTCAACATCTCTGGATAGATCTAATAAGCACAGTTTGCCACACTGTCAAAGCTTCTGTAATGCCTTCTCTGTGTCCAGCCACCCATTTGTGCTGATATGTCTTAGGATGTAGATACTGCGTACCTGAAACAATCTGATTTGGAGGGGAAATGGACCAGCCTCACCCAAGATATAAATGTGTTCAAGACATTGTATGAACAGGTAATAGCATTTAAACTATACATCTATAATTCTTATATTTTTAGTCATAGTAGTTCATACCATTAATCATAAGTCTTGCTCCATACTATTGCAGTCTGCCAAATTTATAGCACCTACAGAGTGGGCCAAATGATATTTATCCTTCCCATTCTCAATTTCTcccttttttgtctctctctctctctatctatcgatttgtctatctatctatcactctctgtttttaaatgaaattcaACAAAAAGATAAGTAAGTTAGACTGAATAAAACCTCTATGTTCTCTCTGCTGGTTGATGCCCCTGCGGTCAGGAGCTCAGTGAGCTGCAGGCTGAGTTGCAGGACATCTCAGTAATCGTTGAGATGGACAACTCACGAGAACTGGACATGCAGCAGATTGTGTGTGACGTGAAGGAACAGTATGAGGGCATTTCCTTACGCAGCCGCAAGGAAGTTGAAATCTGGCACCAGACCAaggtaagaacacacacacactacagcacaaCAATGCACCATCTCTTatactcctgctctctctctctctcttctctctctctcactctctttctctctctctctctctctctcaaaactgTTAATGAGctgcagtctctgtgtgtgaatagtTTAATCAGATCTCGGCCCAAGCTGACCAGTCCTCAGAGAAGCTGAGGATAGCCAGACAGGAGATTTCTGATATCAAGCGCAACCTCACATGCCTGGAGAATGACATCAACAATGCAAAAGCACAGGTGAGAGAGCGCCTGTCACCATAGCAACCCCTCGGAACAGAAACTACAACAGAAATGTATAGACACAACACAGAGTATCAGCACTTCCATATATGAATAGACTAGAGTTAATCATGAGCAGTCTTACTCTCCCGTCTGCATTCACCAGTTGTGATGGGACTATTTGTGTATTTACAGTAATTAATCATAAAACATGAAGACTTCTCCTTTAGGGTTTTAATGACTATGAAATTAAAAATCAAGACT
This window encodes:
- the LOC125296312 gene encoding keratin, type II cytoskeletal cochleal-like isoform X2 — translated: MHTHPPLNRHRRFLFRIPHQRNRQTRLSVSVSVSLSSLSAMSARRKRFSGSTQNFSSRSLGSDSGLGFSAGSLGTTYPAWGFYVGKPITAVSVNQSLLTPLNLEIDPTIQAVRMQEKEQIKKLNNRFASIIDKVRQLEQQNKVLETKWQVLQKGARPPSKCEPLLDSYIQTLQAQLRQLAVDKQYLQRELERVHVEVGDGKQKYEEEINRRNGAENEFVILKRDVDTAYLKQSDLEGKWTSLTQDINVFKTLYEQELSELQAELQDISVIVEMDNSRELDMQQIVCDVKEQYEGISLRSRKEVEIWHQTKFNQISAQADQSSEKLRIARQEISDIKRNLTCLENDINNAKAQRAYLEAQIADSENQGEVAVKDAQARIRNLKKTLQEGKQDMAKQLRDYQELMNTKLALDIEIATYRSLLEGEERRIGKDHTVTVQTT
- the LOC125296312 gene encoding keratin, type II cytoskeletal cochleal-like isoform X1, producing MHTHPPLNRHRRFLFRIPHQRNRQTRLSVSVSVSLSSLSAMSARRKRFSGSTQNFSSRSLGSDSGLGFSAGSLGTTYPAWGFYVGKPITAVSVNQSLLTPLNLEIDPTIQAVRMQEKEQIKKLNNRFASIIDKVRQLEQQNKVLETKWQVLQKGARPPSKCEPLLDSYIQTLQAQLRQLAVDKQYLQRELERVHVEVGDGKQKYEEEINRRNGAENEFVILKRDVDTAYLKQSDLEGKWTSLTQDINVFKTLYEQELSELQAELQDISVIVEMDNSRELDMQQIVCDVKEQYEGISLRSRKEVEIWHQTKFNQISAQADQSSEKLRIARQEISDIKRNLTCLENDINNAKAQRAYLEAQIADSENQGEVAVKDAQARIRNLKKTLQEGKQDMAKQLRDYQELMNTKLALDIEIATYRSLLEGEERRIGKDHTVTVQTTSHPLRSRKKSTSKVLIKVIEDSVSEC